One Nocardioides luti DNA window includes the following coding sequences:
- a CDS encoding mycoredoxin, protein MSGSFTMYSTPWCGYCHRLKGQLDREGITFDVVDIEQHPEAAKIVETANNGNQTVPTLVYSDGTSQTNPSLIQVKDKLASLAG, encoded by the coding sequence ATGAGTGGCTCTTTCACGATGTACTCCACCCCGTGGTGCGGCTACTGCCACCGCCTGAAGGGTCAGCTCGACCGTGAGGGCATCACCTTCGACGTCGTCGACATCGAGCAGCACCCCGAGGCCGCCAAGATCGTCGAGACCGCGAACAACGGCAACCAGACCGTCCCCACGCTGGTCTACTCCGACGGCACCTCGCAGACCAACCCCTCGCTCATCCAGGTCAAGGACAAGCTCGCGTCGCTGGCCGGCTGA
- a CDS encoding ATP-dependent DNA helicase UvrD2, giving the protein MTAADALLDALDPEQRRVAEALRGPVRVLAGAGTGKTRAITHRIAYGVHTGVYAPTEVLAVTFTTRAAGEMRGRLRQLGAGAVQARTFHSAALRQLRFFWPHVHGTELPQLIESKIGLLATAARRQRLSADQALLRDLASEIEWAKVSNVRPDDYLQVATARGRSVTGQDADTVARVFGSYEEVKRGQGRMDMEDVLLLCAGMLAEDERVAAQVRRQYKWFVVDEYQDVSPLQTALLDLWLGGRDELCVVGDPAQTIYSFAGANASYLRDFAKKFPGTASIELVRNYRSTPEVVTAANTLLARSESKGVELRAQRPAGPAVTFTPLPDEVAEAEHVAAKITKLREQGRSMGEVAVLFRINAQSEAYEDALSHRGIPYVIRGAARFFDRPEVREAVTRLRGAARGGEGDEFLETVHGTLSGMGWTSQAPTARGQTRDRWESWQALVDQATAFAETPGATLGDFVDDLDRRASEQHAPVADGVTLATFHAAKGLEWDSVFLCGLQDGTLPITYADTPAAVEEERRLLYVGVTRARIDLALSWSLARNPGGRGSRKPSRFLDDLLPADHRVEQAAARNRKVASCRECGRPLSTGAEKKRGRCVDCPASYDEELFERLRDWRRERAAGESVPAFVVFTDATLQLIAEHRPTTEQGLLKINGIGRSKLEKYGEDVLALLV; this is encoded by the coding sequence ATGACCGCCGCTGACGCCCTGCTCGACGCGCTCGACCCCGAGCAGCGCCGCGTCGCGGAGGCCCTGCGCGGGCCGGTCCGGGTGCTGGCCGGGGCCGGCACCGGCAAGACCCGCGCGATCACCCACCGGATCGCGTACGGCGTCCACACCGGCGTCTACGCCCCGACCGAGGTCCTGGCGGTCACGTTCACCACCCGCGCCGCGGGGGAGATGCGCGGCCGGCTGCGACAGCTGGGCGCCGGCGCGGTCCAGGCCCGCACCTTCCACTCGGCCGCGCTGCGCCAGCTGCGGTTCTTCTGGCCGCACGTCCACGGCACCGAGCTCCCGCAGCTGATCGAGTCCAAGATCGGCCTGCTCGCCACCGCCGCGCGCCGCCAGCGGCTCAGCGCCGACCAGGCGCTGCTGCGCGACCTCGCCTCCGAGATCGAGTGGGCCAAGGTCAGCAACGTCCGCCCCGACGACTACCTCCAGGTCGCGACCGCCCGCGGCCGCTCGGTCACCGGCCAGGACGCCGACACCGTCGCGCGCGTCTTCGGCAGCTACGAGGAGGTCAAGCGCGGCCAGGGCCGGATGGACATGGAGGACGTCCTGCTGCTGTGCGCCGGCATGCTCGCCGAGGACGAGCGGGTCGCCGCCCAGGTCCGCCGGCAGTACAAATGGTTCGTCGTCGACGAGTACCAAGACGTCTCGCCCCTCCAGACGGCGCTGCTCGACCTCTGGCTCGGCGGCCGCGACGAGCTCTGCGTCGTCGGCGACCCCGCCCAGACGATCTACTCCTTCGCCGGCGCCAACGCGTCCTACCTGCGCGACTTCGCGAAGAAGTTCCCCGGGACCGCCTCGATCGAGCTGGTCCGCAACTACCGCTCGACCCCCGAGGTCGTCACCGCCGCCAACACCCTGCTGGCCCGCTCCGAGAGCAAGGGCGTCGAGCTGCGGGCCCAGCGCCCGGCCGGCCCCGCCGTCACGTTCACCCCGCTGCCCGACGAGGTGGCCGAGGCCGAGCACGTCGCGGCCAAGATCACCAAGCTCCGCGAGCAGGGTCGCTCGATGGGCGAGGTCGCGGTGCTGTTCCGGATCAACGCCCAGTCCGAGGCCTACGAGGACGCCCTCTCCCACCGCGGCATCCCCTACGTCATCCGTGGTGCGGCGCGCTTCTTCGACCGCCCCGAGGTCCGCGAGGCCGTGACCCGGCTCCGCGGCGCGGCACGCGGCGGCGAGGGCGACGAGTTCCTCGAGACCGTCCACGGCACCCTGTCCGGCATGGGCTGGACGAGCCAGGCGCCCACCGCCCGCGGCCAGACGCGGGACCGCTGGGAGTCGTGGCAGGCCCTGGTCGACCAGGCCACGGCGTTCGCCGAGACGCCGGGCGCGACGCTCGGTGACTTCGTCGACGACCTCGACCGCCGCGCCTCCGAGCAGCACGCGCCCGTCGCCGACGGCGTCACCCTGGCGACCTTCCACGCCGCGAAGGGCCTCGAGTGGGACTCGGTCTTTCTCTGCGGGCTCCAGGACGGCACGCTGCCCATCACGTACGCCGACACCCCGGCGGCCGTCGAGGAGGAGCGCCGCCTGCTGTACGTCGGCGTGACCCGCGCCCGCATCGACCTGGCCCTGTCCTGGTCGCTGGCCCGCAACCCCGGCGGCCGGGGCTCGCGCAAGCCGTCCCGCTTCCTCGACGACCTGCTCCCGGCCGACCACCGGGTCGAGCAGGCGGCGGCCCGCAACCGCAAGGTCGCCAGCTGCCGCGAGTGCGGGCGCCCCCTCTCGACGGGCGCCGAGAAGAAGCGCGGGCGCTGCGTGGACTGCCCGGCGTCGTACGACGAGGAGCTGTTCGAGCGGCTGCGCGACTGGCGCAGGGAGCGGGCCGCGGGGGAGAGCGTCCCGGCCTTCGTGGTGTTCACCGACGCCACGCTGCAGCTGATCGCCGAGCACCGGCCGACCACCGAGCAGGGGCTGCTGAAGATCAACGGGATCGGCCGGTCCAAGCTCGAGAAGTACGGCGAGGACGTCCTCGCGCTCCTGGTCTGA
- a CDS encoding WhiB family transcriptional regulator, protein MTISELIRNRVDEPLQDQPSLSGLHDEAGRVDEELLPCRVNNPELWFAESPADVEFAKALCLDCPVRALCLDGALDRREPWGVWGGELFLQGVVIPRKRPRGRPRKNDVAA, encoded by the coding sequence ATGACCATCAGTGAACTCATCCGCAACCGCGTCGACGAACCGCTCCAGGACCAGCCGTCCCTGAGCGGGCTCCACGACGAGGCCGGCCGGGTCGACGAGGAGCTGCTGCCGTGCCGGGTGAACAACCCGGAGCTGTGGTTCGCCGAGTCGCCCGCCGACGTCGAGTTCGCCAAGGCGCTCTGCCTGGACTGTCCCGTCCGGGCGCTGTGCCTCGACGGAGCCCTCGACCGACGCGAGCCCTGGGGCGTCTGGGGCGGCGAGCTCTTCCTCCAAGGCGTGGTGATTCCCCGCAAGCGGCCCCGCGGCCGTCCCCGCAAGAACGACGTCGCCGCCTGA
- a CDS encoding TOMM precursor leader peptide-binding protein — protein MPAPPPVPGRRLALRPGLPVVRRDDRHLQVGVDAPHRTVLEDTPDVRRLLADLQSSGRPAPTTAAGHQALLRLTAAGHLVDADVLEAALGDAPDRAATAAAFALHGDAAPERLADRARVRAEVTGPEGAVRLLTRLLGDCGAGPTEPSGEGAVAVVVADGEVGRDRLDPLVRAGLPHLLVSLGGTSVTIGPFVVPGLTACVRCVDAHRGERDPRRATVVDQAARSGDLRPRDPALAMLALAWAVRDVTAWSDGEQPSTWSRTVTVGTDLQPVAHAWTRHPHCGCAWDEALVG, from the coding sequence GTGCCCGCCCCGCCTCCCGTCCCCGGTCGTCGGCTGGCCCTGCGCCCCGGGCTCCCCGTCGTACGCCGTGACGACCGGCACCTGCAGGTCGGCGTCGACGCGCCGCACCGCACGGTGCTGGAGGACACTCCGGACGTACGCCGCCTGCTCGCCGACCTGCAGTCCTCCGGCCGGCCCGCTCCCACCACCGCGGCGGGCCACCAGGCGCTGCTGCGGCTGACCGCGGCGGGCCACCTGGTCGACGCCGACGTCCTCGAGGCGGCGCTCGGCGACGCCCCGGACCGGGCGGCGACGGCCGCGGCCTTCGCGCTCCACGGCGACGCCGCGCCCGAGCGGCTGGCCGACCGGGCCCGGGTGCGGGCGGAGGTCACCGGACCCGAGGGCGCGGTGCGGCTGCTCACCCGGCTCCTGGGCGACTGCGGCGCCGGGCCCACCGAGCCGTCGGGCGAGGGCGCCGTGGCGGTGGTCGTCGCCGACGGCGAGGTCGGGCGCGACCGGCTGGACCCGCTGGTGCGCGCGGGCCTGCCGCACCTGCTCGTGTCGCTGGGCGGCACCTCCGTCACGATCGGGCCGTTCGTGGTGCCGGGCCTGACCGCGTGCGTCCGGTGCGTCGACGCCCACCGGGGCGAGCGGGACCCGCGCCGCGCGACCGTCGTCGACCAGGCCGCCCGCTCGGGCGACCTCCGGCCCCGCGACCCGGCCCTCGCCATGCTCGCCCTGGCTTGGGCGGTCCGCGACGTCACGGCCTGGTCCGACGGGGAGCAGCCCTCCACGTGGTCGCGCACGGTCACCGTCGGCACGGACCTGCAGCCGGTCGCCCACGCCTGGACCCGGCACCCGCACTGCGGGTGCGCGTGGGACGAGGCGCTGGTCGGCTAG
- a CDS encoding DUF5679 domain-containing protein — MAETWSGEFYCVKCKEKREAEGEVRVNDKGTRMAKAVCPVCSTNLNRILGKA, encoded by the coding sequence ATGGCGGAGACCTGGAGCGGCGAGTTCTACTGCGTGAAGTGCAAGGAGAAGCGCGAGGCGGAGGGCGAGGTGAGGGTGAACGACAAGGGCACCCGCATGGCCAAGGCCGTGTGCCCCGTCTGCAGCACCAACCTCAACCGCATCCTCGGCAAGGCCTGA
- a CDS encoding enoyl-CoA hydratase/isomerase family protein — MPDTTSTTSPTTHLRLERPSEGVALLVLDNPDQRNAMSDEMTAAWVAAVDELAADRSVRAVVVTGEGSAFCSGGNTSWIASEPDASVDHLRTRMLAFYRAWLSIRKLEVPTIAAVNGPAIGAGLCMALACDVRYAATGAKMGVPFVKLGMHPGMAGTYLLPNVVGEAHARDLMLTGRVVDADEALRLGLVSRVIEPASFLDEVLATAAGIAATAPIASKLTKLALQGGGHEDIEAALQWEAMAQPITLATADLQEGIRAAQEKRPAVFTGS; from the coding sequence ATGCCTGACACCACCTCGACCACGTCCCCGACCACCCACCTGCGCCTCGAGCGCCCCTCCGAGGGCGTCGCGCTGCTGGTCCTGGACAACCCCGACCAGCGCAACGCGATGTCCGACGAGATGACGGCCGCCTGGGTGGCGGCGGTCGACGAGCTGGCCGCCGACCGCTCGGTGCGGGCCGTCGTCGTCACGGGGGAGGGCTCGGCGTTCTGCTCGGGCGGCAACACCTCGTGGATCGCCAGCGAGCCGGACGCGTCGGTGGACCACCTGCGCACCCGGATGCTGGCGTTCTACCGCGCGTGGCTCTCGATCCGGAAGCTCGAGGTCCCGACGATCGCCGCCGTCAACGGGCCGGCGATCGGTGCCGGGCTGTGCATGGCGCTCGCGTGCGACGTCCGCTACGCCGCCACCGGCGCGAAGATGGGCGTCCCCTTCGTGAAGCTCGGGATGCACCCCGGCATGGCCGGGACCTACCTGCTGCCGAACGTCGTCGGCGAGGCCCACGCCCGCGACCTGATGCTGACCGGCCGCGTCGTCGACGCCGACGAGGCGCTGCGGCTCGGGCTGGTGTCCCGGGTGATCGAGCCGGCGTCGTTCCTCGACGAGGTGCTGGCCACGGCGGCCGGGATCGCCGCCACCGCGCCGATCGCCAGCAAGCTCACCAAGCTCGCCCTCCAGGGCGGCGGCCACGAGGACATCGAGGCCGCCCTGCAGTGGGAGGCGATGGCGCAGCCGATCACGCTGGCGACCGCGGACCTGCAGGAGGGCATCCGGGCGGCGCAGGAGAAGCGCCCGGCCGTCTTCACCGGGAGCTGA
- a CDS encoding PHP domain-containing protein produces the protein MSGSAEDRAAYDAGPVAALRRIAFLLERAREDTYKVKAFRNAAATLLPMSDDDVAAAVDSGSITDLPGIGASTARVIADAVAGVVPDRLATLEREHGGPLTPGGHDLRAALRGDLHSHSDWSDGGSPIEEMAFTAIELGHDYLVLTDHSPRLTVAHGLSAERLSRQLDVVDAVNQHLAGAGFTLLKGIEVDILDDGGLDQTDELLARLDVRVASVHSKLKMDAAAMTRRMVGAIANPRMNVLGHCTGRLVTGNRGTRPGSQFDAKAVFEACVEHDVAVEINARPERRDPPTKLLELARDTGCLFSIDSDAHAPGQLDFLVYGCERAEAAGIDADRIVNTWPKERLLTWANG, from the coding sequence GTGTCCGGGTCTGCCGAGGACCGTGCGGCGTACGACGCCGGGCCGGTCGCCGCGCTGCGGCGGATCGCCTTCCTGCTCGAGCGGGCCCGCGAGGACACCTACAAGGTCAAGGCCTTCCGCAACGCGGCCGCGACCCTGCTGCCGATGTCCGACGACGACGTCGCCGCCGCGGTCGACAGCGGCAGCATCACCGACCTGCCCGGCATCGGCGCCAGCACCGCCCGGGTGATCGCGGACGCGGTGGCGGGGGTGGTGCCGGACCGGCTCGCCACGCTCGAGCGCGAGCACGGCGGCCCCCTGACCCCGGGCGGTCACGACCTGCGGGCGGCGCTGCGCGGCGACCTGCACTCCCACTCCGACTGGTCCGACGGCGGCTCGCCGATCGAGGAGATGGCCTTCACCGCCATCGAGCTCGGCCACGACTACCTCGTGCTGACCGACCACTCGCCGCGCCTGACCGTCGCCCACGGGCTGAGCGCCGAGCGGCTGTCGCGCCAGCTCGACGTCGTCGACGCCGTCAACCAGCACCTCGCCGGCGCCGGCTTCACGCTGCTCAAGGGCATCGAGGTCGACATCCTCGACGACGGCGGCCTCGACCAGACCGACGAGCTCCTCGCCCGGCTCGACGTCCGCGTCGCGAGCGTCCACTCAAAGCTCAAGATGGACGCCGCGGCCATGACCCGCCGGATGGTCGGTGCGATCGCGAACCCGCGGATGAACGTCCTCGGCCACTGCACCGGCCGGCTCGTGACCGGCAACCGCGGCACCCGCCCCGGCTCGCAGTTCGACGCGAAGGCGGTCTTCGAGGCGTGCGTCGAGCACGACGTGGCCGTCGAGATCAACGCCCGGCCCGAGCGTCGCGACCCGCCCACGAAGCTGCTCGAGCTGGCCCGCGACACCGGCTGCCTCTTCTCGATCGACAGCGACGCGCACGCGCCGGGCCAGCTCGACTTCCTCGTCTACGGCTGCGAGCGCGCGGAGGCGGCCGGCATCGACGCGGACCGGATCGTCAACACCTGGCCGAAGGAACGCCTCCTGACCTGGGCGAACGGTTAG
- a CDS encoding M48 metallopeptidase family protein: MAAESARPEVEVRRSKRRRRTVSAYRDGERVIVMIPASLSRKEEAEWVETMLARLARSEQRRTPSDDALLQRALGLNDRYLGGLATPGSVRWVENQQSRWGSCTPGDRTIRLSARLQGMPSWVIDYVLVHELAHLLESGHDAAFWKWVARYPQAERAKGYLLGWSAAARLELPDGYDG, translated from the coding sequence ATGGCCGCCGAGTCAGCCCGCCCCGAGGTGGAGGTACGCCGCTCCAAGCGGCGCCGCCGCACGGTCTCGGCGTACCGCGACGGCGAGCGGGTGATCGTGATGATCCCGGCCTCCCTCAGCCGCAAGGAGGAGGCCGAGTGGGTCGAGACGATGCTGGCCCGGCTCGCCCGCTCCGAGCAACGGCGTACGCCGTCGGACGACGCCCTGCTGCAGCGGGCCCTCGGCCTCAACGACCGCTACCTGGGCGGGCTGGCGACCCCGGGCTCGGTCCGCTGGGTCGAGAACCAGCAGTCCCGCTGGGGGTCCTGCACGCCCGGGGACCGGACCATCCGGCTCTCGGCGCGGCTGCAGGGCATGCCGTCGTGGGTCATCGACTACGTGCTGGTCCACGAGCTGGCGCACCTGCTCGAGTCCGGCCACGACGCGGCGTTCTGGAAGTGGGTCGCGCGCTACCCGCAGGCCGAGCGCGCCAAGGGCTACCTGCTCGGCTGGTCCGCGGCCGCCCGGCTCGAGCTGCCCGACGGCTACGACGGCTGA
- a CDS encoding NUDIX domain-containing protein has translation MSLHADALASLSSWTAPTRAQERLRARYVAHLEAHEDGVWRSCFPDHLTAGTLVVDESLDHVLLNLHRKAQRWFAFGGHCEPGDATLADAARREAREESGLTALRFDPVPAHLDEHAVGFCDPRGEVHHLDVRYVAQAPAGSRHEVSDESLDVRWWPVDALPDLEPEMLDLLAIARARFA, from the coding sequence GTGAGCCTGCACGCCGACGCGCTGGCGTCCCTGTCGTCCTGGACGGCACCGACGCGGGCGCAGGAGCGGTTGCGCGCCCGCTACGTCGCGCACCTCGAGGCGCACGAGGACGGCGTCTGGCGCTCGTGCTTCCCGGACCACCTCACCGCGGGGACACTGGTCGTCGACGAGTCGCTCGACCACGTGCTGCTCAACCTGCACCGCAAGGCCCAGCGCTGGTTCGCCTTCGGCGGGCACTGCGAGCCGGGCGACGCCACGCTCGCCGACGCCGCCCGCCGCGAGGCCCGCGAGGAGTCCGGGCTGACCGCCCTGCGCTTCGACCCGGTCCCGGCCCACCTCGACGAGCACGCCGTCGGCTTCTGCGACCCGCGGGGCGAGGTGCACCACCTCGACGTCCGCTACGTCGCCCAGGCGCCCGCCGGCTCACGGCACGAGGTCAGCGACGAGTCGCTGGACGTGCGCTGGTGGCCGGTCGACGCGCTCCCCGACCTCGAGCCGGAGATGCTCGACCTGCTCGCGATCGCGCGAGCCCGCTTCGCCTGA
- a CDS encoding zinc-dependent metalloprotease, which yields MDDTPGSTPGDGEPDDQPGDQNPFKGTPFEQFFGGAGGAGGFNFGSLAGMGLGGPGGAGGPGGMPDLSQLFSQIQSLMQPYDGPLNWDFVLDLARKTLAQAEDPSVTQRQKDAVADALRLADHWLDATTSFPSGVTSTAAWSRAEWVVGTADVWKGLVEPIAEGSVQALGSAIPEEARAMSAPMLGILGKAVGAMLAQQVGSGLGTLASEVLSVSDIGLPLAPAGRAALVPANIATFAEGLDVSEDDVLLYLALREAAHQRLFSHVPWLREHLIGAVTAYSRGMEINAEAIQGRVEEQMRGIDPTNPESMQALLDGGLFDLPKSPAQEAALQRLEVTLALVEGWVDEVVGQATAERMPAAAKMQEAVRRRRAAGGPAEQTFATLVGLELRPRRLRDASTLWGSLRTRQGTEARDGVWMHPDLLPTAADLDDPLGFREDASAPETLSDEDFDAELQKLLGGDEPDSPGAPPAPPAPPAG from the coding sequence ATGGACGACACCCCCGGCAGCACCCCCGGCGACGGCGAGCCCGACGACCAGCCAGGCGACCAGAACCCGTTCAAGGGCACGCCCTTCGAGCAGTTCTTCGGCGGCGCGGGCGGTGCCGGCGGCTTCAACTTCGGCAGCCTCGCGGGGATGGGTCTCGGCGGTCCCGGCGGCGCGGGCGGTCCCGGCGGGATGCCCGACCTCAGCCAGCTGTTCAGCCAGATCCAGTCGCTCATGCAGCCGTACGACGGCCCGCTGAACTGGGACTTCGTGCTCGACCTCGCCCGCAAGACCCTCGCGCAGGCCGAGGACCCGTCGGTGACGCAGCGCCAGAAGGACGCGGTCGCGGACGCCCTCCGCCTCGCCGACCACTGGCTCGACGCGACCACTTCCTTCCCCTCCGGCGTCACCTCCACCGCGGCGTGGAGCCGCGCGGAGTGGGTCGTCGGCACCGCCGACGTGTGGAAGGGCCTGGTCGAGCCGATCGCCGAGGGCTCCGTCCAGGCGCTCGGCAGCGCGATCCCCGAGGAGGCGCGGGCGATGTCCGCCCCGATGCTCGGCATCCTCGGCAAGGCCGTGGGCGCGATGCTCGCCCAGCAGGTCGGCTCCGGCCTCGGCACGCTCGCCTCTGAGGTGCTGAGCGTCTCCGACATCGGCCTGCCGCTGGCCCCCGCCGGTCGGGCGGCGCTCGTGCCCGCCAACATCGCCACCTTCGCCGAGGGGCTCGACGTCTCCGAGGACGACGTGCTGCTCTACCTCGCGCTCCGCGAGGCCGCCCACCAGCGCCTCTTCAGCCACGTGCCGTGGCTGCGCGAGCACCTGATCGGCGCCGTGACGGCGTACTCCCGCGGCATGGAGATCAACGCCGAGGCGATCCAGGGCCGCGTCGAGGAGCAGATGCGCGGCATCGACCCGACCAACCCCGAGTCGATGCAGGCGCTGCTCGACGGCGGGCTCTTCGACCTGCCGAAGTCCCCCGCGCAGGAGGCCGCGCTCCAGCGGCTCGAGGTCACCCTCGCCCTCGTCGAGGGCTGGGTCGACGAGGTCGTCGGCCAGGCCACCGCCGAGCGGATGCCCGCTGCCGCGAAGATGCAGGAGGCGGTACGCCGTCGCCGCGCCGCCGGCGGACCCGCCGAGCAGACCTTCGCCACGCTGGTCGGCCTCGAGCTGCGGCCGCGCCGGCTGCGCGACGCCTCGACCTTGTGGGGCTCGCTGCGGACCCGCCAGGGCACCGAGGCCCGCGACGGGGTGTGGATGCACCCCGACCTGCTGCCGACGGCCGCCGACCTCGACGACCCGCTGGGCTTCCGCGAGGACGCCTCGGCGCCCGAGACGCTGAGCGACGAGGACTTCGACGCCGAGCTGCAGAAGCTGCTCGGCGGCGACGAGCCCGACTCCCCCGGCGCACCGCCGGCGCCGCCCGCACCGCCCGCCGGGTGA
- a CDS encoding molybdenum cofactor biosynthesis protein MoaE, with protein sequence MTHAALRLVALRETPLDVTEVVDALDDDASGGLTLFIGRVRDHDGGKGVDGLDYTAHPSALERLTEVCERVATEYDVHALAAVHRVGTLAIGDIAVIVATTASHRGEAFTASRALIDTLKSEVPIWKHQRFGDGSDEWVGSP encoded by the coding sequence GTGACCCACGCCGCGCTCCGCCTCGTCGCCCTGCGGGAGACCCCGCTGGACGTGACCGAGGTCGTCGACGCGCTCGACGACGACGCCTCCGGCGGCCTGACCCTCTTCATCGGCCGGGTCCGCGACCACGACGGCGGCAAGGGCGTGGACGGCCTCGACTACACCGCCCACCCCTCGGCCCTCGAGCGCCTCACCGAGGTGTGCGAGCGCGTCGCGACCGAGTACGACGTCCACGCGCTCGCCGCGGTGCACCGCGTCGGCACGCTGGCGATCGGCGACATCGCCGTGATCGTCGCGACCACGGCCAGCCACCGCGGGGAGGCCTTCACCGCCTCACGGGCGCTGATCGACACCCTCAAGTCCGAGGTGCCGATCTGGAAGCACCAGCGCTTCGGCGACGGCTCCGACGAGTGGGTCGGCTCTCCCTGA
- a CDS encoding YlbL family protein, with translation MTQRTLAGLLAVPLLAALWILAATRPLPFVTYEPGLTVDVLASTDGDEIIQVGDGQKTYRDDGQLRMTTVYVSQPTAHVNIFELMHDWISDEDAVYPYSAVYQKGETTEQNQQQGAVEMVSSQDAAIAVALDELGYDVKPALEVLSVVDGAPADGKLKVRDILQEVDGAKIASTDDLTKAIDGATGEITLGVLRNGKPTTVRVTPGADGKIGIQFGLGYVFPFPVSVNIDPSIGGPSAGLMFSLGIYDTLTPGSLTGGATVAGTGTIDGDGKVGPIGGIQQKIAGARNAGAQLFMVPPDNCADAVGAANGDMRLVKATTMHDAVEAIKAWVKDHDATLPSCEGTS, from the coding sequence ATGACGCAGCGCACCCTCGCCGGTCTCCTGGCCGTGCCGCTGCTCGCCGCGCTCTGGATCCTGGCCGCGACCAGGCCGCTGCCGTTCGTCACCTACGAGCCCGGGCTCACCGTCGACGTGCTCGCGTCGACCGACGGTGACGAGATCATCCAGGTCGGCGACGGGCAGAAGACCTACCGCGACGACGGCCAGCTGCGGATGACCACGGTCTACGTCTCCCAGCCGACCGCGCACGTCAACATCTTCGAGCTGATGCACGACTGGATCAGCGACGAGGACGCCGTCTACCCCTACTCCGCGGTCTACCAGAAGGGCGAGACCACGGAGCAGAACCAGCAGCAGGGCGCCGTCGAGATGGTCTCCTCGCAGGACGCCGCGATCGCGGTCGCGCTCGACGAGCTCGGGTACGACGTGAAGCCGGCGCTGGAGGTGCTCAGCGTCGTCGACGGTGCCCCGGCGGACGGGAAGCTGAAGGTCCGCGACATCCTGCAGGAGGTGGACGGCGCCAAGATCGCCTCCACCGACGACCTCACCAAGGCCATCGACGGTGCCACGGGCGAGATCACGCTCGGCGTGCTCCGCAACGGCAAGCCCACGACCGTGCGGGTGACGCCCGGGGCCGACGGCAAGATCGGCATCCAGTTCGGGCTCGGCTACGTCTTCCCGTTCCCGGTGTCGGTCAACATCGACCCGAGCATCGGCGGGCCGAGCGCCGGCCTGATGTTCTCCCTCGGCATCTACGACACCCTCACCCCCGGCTCGCTGACCGGCGGCGCCACCGTCGCCGGCACGGGCACCATCGACGGCGACGGCAAGGTCGGGCCGATCGGCGGCATCCAGCAGAAGATCGCCGGCGCCCGCAACGCCGGCGCCCAGCTCTTCATGGTCCCGCCGGACAACTGCGCCGACGCCGTCGGCGCTGCCAACGGCGACATGCGCCTGGTCAAGGCCACGACGATGCACGACGCCGTCGAGGCGATCAAGGCCTGGGTCAAGGACCACGACGCCACGCTCCCCAGCTGCGAAGGAACCTCGTGA
- a CDS encoding PPA1309 family protein produces MNPEHDPAQDPGPDAPDRAEFDVEPVLDPVLQMDLDADPALAAAVLEIESHIAAGGWDQPARLYALVHTAQLVEREPALAAAMGLDAASAEGSLTPIEQDQLAPDAVLERVLESIVWPADVAGCAAVVERLVLPPDADADIPDDPAGAEEFAREHPDRQEVRIVAGVTRTGSTYCALRLRAHDDDQSVVGGTELVPGLLALLGATLEEETAHE; encoded by the coding sequence GTGAACCCCGAGCACGACCCCGCCCAGGACCCCGGCCCCGACGCCCCGGACCGGGCCGAGTTCGACGTCGAGCCCGTGCTCGACCCGGTGCTCCAGATGGACCTCGACGCCGACCCGGCCCTGGCGGCCGCGGTCCTCGAGATCGAGTCGCACATCGCCGCCGGTGGCTGGGACCAGCCCGCCCGCCTCTACGCCCTCGTGCACACCGCCCAGCTGGTCGAGCGCGAGCCCGCCCTCGCCGCGGCCATGGGCCTGGACGCCGCGTCCGCCGAGGGCTCGCTGACCCCGATCGAGCAGGACCAGCTGGCGCCGGACGCCGTGCTCGAGCGCGTGCTCGAGTCGATCGTCTGGCCCGCCGACGTCGCCGGCTGCGCCGCGGTGGTCGAGCGCCTGGTGCTGCCGCCGGACGCGGACGCCGACATCCCCGACGACCCGGCCGGTGCCGAGGAGTTCGCCCGCGAGCACCCCGACCGGCAGGAGGTGCGGATCGTGGCCGGAGTGACCCGCACCGGCTCGACGTACTGCGCCCTGCGCCTGCGTGCCCACGACGACGACCAGTCGGTCGTCGGTGGCACGGAGCTGGTGCCGGGACTGCTGGCGCTGCTCGGTGCCACGCTGGAGGAGGAAACCGCCCATGAGTGA